One genomic region from Vibrio cyclitrophicus encodes:
- a CDS encoding haloacid dehalogenase type II, with protein MPTQTILFDINETVLDLRILKPKFRQYLGDESHMSTWFSMLLHSSTVCLVTDTSSDFKSLALSALQSIVGRLGKTISDEGYQDILSTFACLPAHDDIKPAMIELRQAGYQLVALSNSSSELLKSQLSFSGLLDYFDNTISVEQANTFKPAKSAYQYALQQLQIKPAQARLVATHDWDTHGALSAGLKAAYIDRSGAPYNPHYSVPDVLSDNMGDIVKQIISKDER; from the coding sequence ATGCCTACACAAACCATTCTGTTCGATATAAATGAAACGGTGCTTGATTTGCGCATACTTAAACCTAAGTTTCGTCAATATCTTGGAGATGAGAGTCATATGAGTACCTGGTTCTCGATGTTATTGCATTCATCCACCGTTTGCTTAGTTACTGACACCTCCAGTGATTTCAAAAGCCTTGCATTATCAGCCTTACAGTCGATCGTGGGTCGTTTAGGTAAAACAATCTCTGATGAGGGCTACCAAGATATTTTGAGCACATTTGCTTGCTTGCCTGCTCATGATGACATTAAGCCCGCGATGATTGAATTAAGACAAGCTGGCTATCAGTTGGTTGCGTTGTCCAACTCTTCATCGGAGCTTCTTAAATCTCAGTTGTCCTTTTCGGGTTTACTCGACTATTTCGATAATACAATTTCTGTCGAGCAAGCTAATACTTTTAAGCCCGCGAAATCAGCTTACCAATATGCGTTGCAACAACTACAAATAAAACCTGCTCAGGCTCGATTAGTTGCAACTCATGATTGGGATACGCATGGTGCGCTCAGTGCTGGTTTAAAAGCCGCTTATATTGATCGATCCGGCGCGCCATATAATCCACATTATTCGGTGCCAGATGTCTTGAGTGATAATATGGGTGATATCGTTAAGCAGATTATAAGTAAGGACGAACGTTAA
- a CDS encoding YcxB family protein: MSKDFDFTTEYTLDKPFFAECYDQTSLPAKFPKAYLKGILFLIFGVVLLEFELLPNGYVGWFFIVLSVIEAFSVYCKRTWWLWRQTISSGSGSKVVFQVDSKGVSYKNVKNTRSITWSEIDQLQQTDLGFILHIGKQRQYVSKSCLNDEVITFMLQQHAASKVN; the protein is encoded by the coding sequence ATGTCTAAAGACTTCGATTTCACTACAGAATACACCCTCGATAAACCCTTTTTTGCGGAGTGTTATGATCAAACTAGCCTTCCTGCTAAATTTCCGAAAGCCTATTTGAAAGGCATACTTTTTCTTATTTTCGGTGTGGTTTTATTAGAATTTGAGCTATTGCCCAACGGTTATGTTGGTTGGTTCTTTATTGTTTTAAGTGTTATTGAAGCGTTCAGTGTTTATTGCAAGCGAACCTGGTGGTTATGGCGACAAACCATCAGCTCGGGTTCTGGCAGCAAGGTAGTATTTCAGGTTGATTCTAAAGGTGTGAGTTATAAAAACGTTAAAAACACCCGTAGCATTACCTGGAGTGAAATCGACCAGCTTCAACAAACGGATTTAGGGTTTATTCTTCACATAGGTAAACAGCGCCAATATGTGAGCAAGTCTTGCTTAAATGATGAAGTGATCACCTTCATGCTACAGCAACACGCAGCATCCAAAGTGAACTAA
- a CDS encoding uracil-xanthine permease family protein yields the protein MEHNSELIYGLDDRPSVKAASYAALQHVLASFVGIITPTLIIGGVLGLGEHIPYLISMALMVSGVGTFIQAKKIGPVGAGMICVQGTSFAFLGSVLGAGFLVKANGGGPDEMLATIFGVCFFGAFVEILLSRFIEKLKVVITPVVTGIVITTIGISLIKVGVTDIAGGVGAEDFGSASNLMLGAIVLGTIVALNLSNSTMVRLSSILVGLVVGWCVAILMGKASMVTFASQPLLSIPVPFKYGFAFDWQAFLPIAFIYLITVIETTGDLTANSMFSGQPVKGPKYINRLKAGVLADGVNSLIAAVFNTFPNTTFSQNNGVIHFTGIASRYIGYFIAAILFLLGLFPILGSVLMTIPKPVLGGATLVMFGTVAAAGIKIIANEKLDRRRIMTIAISLGLGLGVMLVPDLLKEAPKLVQSIFGSPVTMSGIAALVITGLMSLVPDTKTKPLTNSVQASKA from the coding sequence ATGGAACATAACAGTGAATTGATTTACGGATTGGATGACCGACCATCCGTCAAAGCAGCCAGTTACGCGGCGTTGCAACACGTTTTAGCAAGCTTTGTTGGAATTATCACACCCACACTCATTATTGGCGGCGTTTTAGGGTTAGGTGAACACATTCCTTATTTGATCAGCATGGCACTGATGGTGTCTGGTGTAGGTACATTCATACAAGCGAAAAAAATTGGCCCTGTTGGTGCTGGAATGATTTGTGTCCAAGGGACTAGCTTTGCATTCTTAGGGTCAGTTCTAGGGGCAGGCTTTCTAGTGAAAGCGAATGGAGGTGGTCCAGATGAAATGCTTGCAACTATCTTCGGAGTTTGTTTCTTTGGTGCGTTTGTCGAGATCCTACTATCGCGTTTTATCGAAAAACTGAAGGTGGTTATCACTCCTGTTGTCACCGGAATCGTTATCACGACGATTGGTATCTCTCTGATCAAGGTCGGTGTTACTGATATTGCTGGTGGTGTTGGTGCAGAAGATTTTGGGTCTGCAAGTAACCTGATGCTAGGTGCTATCGTTCTCGGAACCATAGTTGCACTTAACCTTAGTAACAGCACTATGGTAAGGTTGTCATCAATTTTAGTCGGGTTGGTTGTTGGTTGGTGCGTGGCTATTTTGATGGGTAAGGCTTCAATGGTAACCTTTGCTTCTCAACCTTTATTGAGTATCCCTGTCCCATTTAAATATGGTTTCGCTTTCGATTGGCAAGCATTTCTCCCGATTGCTTTTATCTACTTAATCACCGTTATTGAAACGACAGGTGACCTTACCGCCAATAGCATGTTCTCAGGACAGCCTGTTAAAGGGCCTAAATATATCAATCGACTAAAGGCAGGTGTGCTAGCTGATGGCGTGAATTCGCTTATCGCCGCTGTTTTCAATACTTTTCCGAATACGACTTTCAGCCAGAACAATGGTGTGATTCATTTTACGGGAATAGCGAGCCGATACATCGGCTACTTTATCGCGGCTATCCTTTTCCTATTAGGGCTTTTTCCTATCTTAGGTTCGGTATTAATGACAATTCCAAAGCCAGTATTAGGCGGAGCTACATTGGTGATGTTTGGTACGGTTGCCGCTGCTGGCATCAAAATTATTGCTAATGAGAAGCTGGATCGCCGAAGAATCATGACGATTGCTATCTCACTAGGTTTGGGACTAGGGGTCATGCTTGTGCCGGACTTATTGAAAGAAGCTCCTAAGTTAGTGCAAAGCATATTTGGCTCGCCAGTGACCATGTCGGGTATTGCCGCACTTGTAATTACAGGGCTGATGTCTTTAGTGCCAGACACTAAAACAAAACCGCTTACGAATTCGGTACAAGCCAGTAAAGCGTAA
- a CDS encoding VOC family protein, whose translation MKMNHVGIMVGDMDKAVEFYTKALGLRIVMNNTKVMEERESAIGRMCIAVFGEGFKGFNIAHLVTSDGIGVELFEMKDRQERHEVDFSRLGIFHFCLQLPKEQFHSAIKRVEEFGGKVRMDIMRYHPEDELKQAQMVYLEDPFGNLFEFYSHTYEDTYATDYE comes from the coding sequence ATGAAAATGAATCACGTAGGCATCATGGTTGGCGACATGGACAAAGCAGTCGAGTTTTACACTAAGGCTCTGGGTCTAAGAATCGTAATGAACAACACTAAGGTTATGGAAGAGCGTGAATCAGCAATCGGACGTATGTGTATCGCAGTATTTGGCGAAGGCTTCAAAGGCTTCAACATTGCACACCTAGTAACATCTGATGGTATCGGTGTTGAGCTGTTCGAAATGAAAGATCGTCAAGAGCGTCACGAAGTAGACTTCTCTCGCCTAGGCATCTTCCACTTCTGTCTACAGCTTCCAAAAGAGCAGTTTCATTCAGCGATTAAGCGCGTTGAAGAGTTTGGCGGTAAGGTTCGTATGGACATCATGCGTTACCACCCAGAAGACGAACTAAAACAAGCGCAAATGGTTTACCTAGAAGACCCGTTTGGCAACCTATTCGAATTCTACTCGCACACATACGAAGACACGTACGCGACTGATTACGAGTAA
- the ahpC gene encoding alkyl hydroperoxide reductase subunit C: MINTEIKPFNATAFKNGEFVEITEQDVKGKWAVFFFYPADFTFVCPTELVDLQDKYAELQSRGVEVFSVSTDTHFSHKAWHDTSDKIGTIEYFMVGDQTGNITNNFNVMREGQGLADRATFLIDPEGVIQAMEITAEGIGRDAEDLLRKVKAAQYVAAHPGEVCPAKWKEGEETLAPSLDLVGKI, translated from the coding sequence ATGATCAACACAGAAATCAAACCATTCAACGCTACAGCATTCAAAAACGGCGAATTCGTAGAAATCACAGAGCAAGACGTTAAAGGTAAGTGGGCTGTATTCTTCTTCTACCCAGCAGATTTCACGTTTGTATGTCCAACTGAGCTAGTTGACCTACAAGACAAATACGCAGAGCTTCAATCTCGTGGCGTAGAAGTTTTCTCAGTATCAACTGACACACACTTCTCTCACAAAGCATGGCACGATACTTCTGACAAAATCGGCACTATCGAATACTTCATGGTAGGCGACCAAACGGGCAACATCACAAATAACTTCAACGTAATGCGTGAAGGTCAAGGCCTTGCAGACCGTGCAACTTTCCTAATCGACCCTGAAGGCGTTATCCAAGCAATGGAAATCACCGCTGAAGGTATCGGTCGTGACGCTGAAGACCTACTACGCAAGGTTAAAGCAGCACAATACGTAGCCGCTCACCCAGGTGAAGTTTGCCCAGCTAAATGGAAAGAAGGTGAAGAGACTCTAGCGCCATCTCTAGACCTAGTAGGTAAAATTTAA
- the ahpF gene encoding alkyl hydroperoxide reductase subunit F produces MLDQAMKQQLKAYLENLKTNVQLVLSLDNSDTANKLQDLANDIASLTDKIEVIRNDSASTRSPIMQVVNQEKGTAIGFAGLPMGHEFTSLVLALLHSGGHPIKLEADVIEQVKELDQELNVEIFISLSCQNCPEVVQAFNMMSAINPLIKTTMIDGAAFQDEVKSRDIMAVPSVFINGELFGQGRMSLAEILNKVDSGAAEKKAANLNQQAPFDVLVVGGGPAGSSAAIYAARKGIRTGVVADRFGGQVMDTMAIENFISVKATTGPKLVASLEEHVKEYGVEVMTEQRAANIIAAEDTEDGYIHIELESGATLRARTVITSTGARWREMNVPGEQEYRNKGVAYCPHCDGPLFKGKKTAVIGGGNSGIEAAIDLAGLVEHVTVLEFADTLRADQVLIDKANTTPNIEIIKMAQTTRVVGDGNRVTGLEYKDRNTDELKQIELAGIFVQIGLMPNSEWLKGSKVELSPRGEIEINAHGATSMKGVFAAGDVTTVPYKQIIIAMGEGAKASLGAFDHLIRNSAPVKEAETA; encoded by the coding sequence ATGTTAGATCAAGCAATGAAGCAGCAGCTAAAAGCATACCTAGAAAACCTAAAAACCAATGTTCAGTTAGTGCTGAGCCTTGATAACAGCGATACCGCAAACAAACTTCAAGACCTAGCGAATGATATCGCCTCTCTCACTGACAAAATTGAAGTAATTCGAAATGATAGCGCAAGCACTCGCAGCCCTATCATGCAGGTGGTGAACCAAGAGAAAGGTACAGCGATTGGCTTCGCAGGTTTACCGATGGGTCACGAGTTCACCTCACTGGTACTGGCACTGCTTCATAGTGGTGGTCACCCTATCAAGCTTGAAGCTGACGTAATCGAGCAAGTAAAAGAATTAGATCAAGAGCTTAATGTCGAGATTTTCATCTCGCTATCATGCCAAAACTGTCCAGAAGTAGTTCAAGCGTTCAACATGATGTCGGCGATTAATCCTCTGATTAAGACAACCATGATCGACGGCGCAGCATTTCAAGACGAAGTGAAGTCTCGCGACATCATGGCAGTACCGAGCGTATTCATTAACGGTGAGCTATTTGGTCAAGGCCGTATGTCACTGGCTGAAATATTGAACAAAGTCGATTCAGGCGCAGCAGAAAAGAAAGCGGCAAACCTAAACCAACAAGCACCGTTTGATGTATTGGTTGTAGGCGGCGGCCCTGCGGGTTCTTCAGCGGCAATTTATGCGGCACGTAAAGGCATTCGCACTGGTGTTGTTGCTGACCGATTCGGTGGTCAAGTGATGGATACCATGGCGATTGAGAACTTTATCTCAGTAAAAGCAACCACCGGTCCTAAGTTAGTCGCAAGCTTAGAAGAGCACGTAAAAGAGTACGGTGTTGAGGTAATGACTGAGCAGCGTGCAGCGAACATCATCGCAGCAGAAGACACAGAAGACGGTTACATCCATATTGAGTTAGAAAGCGGTGCAACACTGCGAGCTCGTACGGTGATCACCAGTACTGGTGCGCGCTGGCGTGAAATGAACGTTCCGGGTGAGCAAGAGTACCGCAATAAAGGTGTCGCTTACTGCCCACACTGTGACGGTCCTTTGTTCAAAGGTAAGAAAACAGCGGTTATTGGTGGCGGTAACTCAGGTATCGAAGCGGCGATTGACTTGGCTGGTCTCGTTGAACACGTAACCGTACTTGAATTTGCAGACACACTACGTGCTGACCAAGTGCTTATAGACAAAGCGAACACGACACCGAACATCGAAATCATCAAAATGGCTCAAACAACACGAGTGGTTGGTGATGGTAATCGAGTAACGGGTCTGGAATACAAAGACCGCAACACCGATGAACTTAAACAGATCGAACTAGCAGGTATCTTTGTTCAAATCGGCCTGATGCCAAACAGTGAATGGTTGAAGGGTTCAAAAGTTGAGCTTTCACCACGCGGTGAAATTGAAATTAACGCTCATGGTGCAACATCAATGAAAGGTGTATTCGCAGCGGGTGATGTAACAACAGTGCCTTACAAACAAATCATCATTGCGATGGGTGAAGGTGCAAAAGCAAGTTTAGGTGCATTTGACCACCTAATCCGTAACTCAGCTCCGGTTAAAGAAGCTGAAACCGCTTAA